From the Streptococcus oralis ATCC 35037 genome, one window contains:
- a CDS encoding DUF3953 domain-containing protein, protein MIFIEYKNRFSQFKEKKDKFLSILTSLAGTALVLVAIWLGWPK, encoded by the coding sequence TTGATTTTCATTGAGTATAAAAATAGGTTTTCTCAGTTCAAGGAGAAAAAAGATAAATTCTTATCTATCTTAACAAGCTTAGCTGGCACAGCCCTTGTTCTCGTGGCTATCTGGTTAGGATGGCCAAAATAA
- a CDS encoding pyridoxal phosphate-dependent aminotransferase produces MKLSKRVLEMEESITLASDARAKALKAQGKDVLFLTLGQPDFHTPENIQDAAVEAIRDGRASFYTVASGLPELKAAVNTYFERYYGYSVAANEVTFATGAKFSLYTFFMAVVNPGDEVIIPTPYWVSYGDQVKMAEGVPVFVQAKEDNHFKVTVEQLEAARTDKTKILVLNSPSNPTGMIYSREELLAIGNWAVAHDVLILADDIYGRLVYNGNEFVPISSLSEAIRKQTIVINGVSKAYAMTGWRVGYAVGNPEIIAAMSKLTGQTTSNLTAVSQYATIEALTGPQDSVETMRQAFEERLNTIYPLLCQVPGFEVVKPQGAFYLFPNVKKAMEMKGYTDVTEFTTAILEEVGLALITGAGFGAPENVRLSYATDLDTLKEAIRRLHQFMEK; encoded by the coding sequence ATGAAACTATCCAAACGTGTACTAGAAATGGAAGAAAGCATCACTCTAGCTAGTGATGCAAGAGCCAAAGCATTAAAAGCTCAGGGAAAGGATGTTCTTTTCTTAACCTTGGGACAGCCTGATTTTCATACTCCTGAAAACATTCAGGATGCAGCGGTAGAAGCGATTCGAGATGGACGAGCTTCCTTTTATACAGTTGCTTCAGGCCTACCAGAGTTAAAAGCGGCGGTTAATACCTATTTTGAACGCTATTATGGGTATTCTGTTGCAGCCAACGAGGTTACCTTTGCCACTGGTGCTAAGTTCTCTCTCTACACCTTCTTTATGGCTGTGGTCAATCCAGGTGATGAAGTCATTATCCCTACACCATACTGGGTCAGCTATGGAGACCAGGTCAAAATGGCAGAAGGAGTGCCAGTCTTTGTCCAGGCAAAGGAAGACAATCACTTTAAAGTAACAGTAGAGCAGCTAGAAGCAGCGCGAACAGATAAGACCAAGATCTTAGTTCTCAATTCACCATCGAATCCGACCGGTATGATTTACTCTCGTGAGGAACTCTTGGCTATCGGAAATTGGGCTGTTGCGCATGATGTCCTTATCTTAGCAGATGATATTTATGGTCGTTTGGTTTATAACGGGAACGAATTTGTTCCAATTTCTAGTCTGTCAGAAGCCATTCGCAAGCAAACCATCGTGATTAACGGTGTATCTAAGGCCTATGCCATGACTGGTTGGCGGGTAGGTTATGCTGTGGGAAATCCTGAAATTATTGCTGCCATGAGCAAACTAACAGGACAAACGACCTCCAACCTGACTGCTGTATCACAATATGCTACCATTGAAGCCCTAACTGGACCGCAAGACTCTGTTGAAACCATGCGTCAAGCATTTGAGGAACGGTTGAATACCATTTATCCTCTCTTGTGCCAAGTCCCAGGATTTGAAGTTGTCAAGCCCCAAGGTGCCTTCTATCTTTTCCCAAATGTTAAAAAAGCGATGGAAATGAAGGGTTATACCGATGTGACAGAGTTTACAACGGCTATTCTCGAAGAAGTCGGCCTTGCCTTGATTACAGGAGCTGGATTTGGAGCACCAGAAAATGTTCGTCTCAGCTATGCCACAGACTTGGACACATTAAAAGAAGCTATTCGTCGTTTGCACCAGTTTATGGAAAAATAA
- a CDS encoding DUF5590 domain-containing protein codes for MKLRQKKAKNKLLLQYGIGIALVVLVMTTSFLYLISLSMKPYQDARVEGEKLAKQYAELEKADQVDFYNGLEGYYSVLGHNKKQEAIAVLIEKNDHKIYVYQLDKGISQDKAATISREKGASDIDKITFGRYQDKPIWEVKSGKQYYLVDFETGAVIQ; via the coding sequence GTGAAACTAAGACAGAAAAAAGCAAAAAACAAGCTACTTTTACAGTATGGAATCGGCATTGCTCTGGTAGTACTAGTCATGACCACTTCCTTCCTTTATCTGATATCACTCAGCATGAAACCCTATCAAGATGCTAGAGTTGAGGGAGAAAAACTAGCCAAGCAGTATGCAGAATTGGAAAAGGCAGATCAGGTTGATTTTTATAATGGACTAGAAGGTTATTACAGCGTTTTAGGACATAATAAAAAGCAAGAGGCCATTGCCGTACTGATTGAAAAGAATGACCACAAGATTTATGTTTATCAGCTTGATAAAGGGATTTCTCAAGACAAGGCAGCGACGATTTCGAGGGAAAAAGGAGCTAGCGACATTGACAAGATTACTTTTGGTCGCTATCAGGACAAGCCGATTTGGGAAGTTAAGTCAGGAAAACAGTACTATCTGGTTGACTTTGAAACAGGAGCAGTGATCCAATAA
- the asnS gene encoding asparagine--tRNA ligase, with product MTKRVTIIDVKDYVGQEVTIGAWVANKSGKGKIAFLQLRDGTAFFQGVAFKPNFIEKFGEEVGLEKFDVIKRLSQETSVYVTGIVKEDERSKFGYELDITDIEVIGESQDYPITPKEHGTDFLMDNRHLWLRSRKQVAVMQIRNAIIYTTYEFFDKNGFMKFDSPILSGNAAEDSTELFETDYFGTPAYLSQSGQLYLEAGAMALGRVFDFGPVFRAEKSKTRRHLTEFWMMDAEYSYLTHDESLDLQEAYVKALLQGVLDRAPQALETLERDTELLKRYIAEPFKRITYDQAIDLLQEHENDEDADYEHLEHGDDFGSPHETWISNHFGVPTFVMNYPAAIKAFYMKPVPGNPERVLCADLLAPEGYGEIIGGSMREEDYDALVAKMEELGMDRTEYEFYLDLRKYGTVPHGGFGIGIERMVTFAAGTKHIREAIPFPRMLHRIKP from the coding sequence ATGACAAAACGTGTAACAATTATCGATGTAAAAGACTACGTTGGTCAAGAAGTGACCATCGGAGCCTGGGTTGCCAACAAATCTGGAAAAGGGAAAATTGCCTTCTTGCAATTGCGTGATGGGACAGCCTTCTTCCAAGGAGTTGCCTTTAAACCAAACTTTATTGAAAAGTTCGGTGAGGAAGTGGGACTTGAGAAGTTTGATGTCATCAAACGATTGAGCCAAGAAACTTCTGTTTATGTGACAGGAATTGTCAAAGAAGACGAACGTTCTAAGTTTGGCTATGAGCTCGATATCACAGACATCGAAGTGATCGGTGAATCTCAAGATTACCCAATCACACCAAAAGAACACGGAACAGACTTCTTGATGGACAACCGTCACTTGTGGCTCCGCTCTCGCAAGCAAGTAGCGGTGATGCAAATCCGTAACGCTATCATCTATACAACTTATGAGTTTTTCGACAAGAACGGCTTCATGAAATTTGATAGCCCAATTCTTTCAGGAAACGCGGCTGAAGATTCAACAGAACTCTTTGAAACAGACTACTTTGGAACACCAGCCTACTTGAGTCAATCAGGTCAGCTTTACCTAGAAGCAGGGGCTATGGCTCTTGGTCGTGTCTTTGACTTTGGTCCAGTATTCCGTGCTGAAAAATCAAAAACACGCCGTCACTTGACTGAGTTCTGGATGATGGATGCGGAGTACTCTTACTTGACACATGATGAGTCACTTGACTTGCAAGAAGCTTACGTAAAAGCCCTTCTTCAAGGTGTTCTTGACCGTGCACCTCAAGCCTTGGAAACCTTGGAACGTGATACAGAGCTCTTGAAACGCTACATTGCAGAGCCATTCAAACGCATCACTTACGATCAAGCCATTGACCTTTTGCAAGAGCATGAAAATGATGAAGATGCTGACTACGAGCATCTTGAGCATGGCGATGACTTTGGTTCACCACACGAAACATGGATTTCAAACCACTTTGGTGTGCCAACATTTGTTATGAACTACCCAGCAGCCATCAAGGCCTTCTACATGAAACCAGTTCCTGGAAATCCAGAGCGCGTGCTTTGTGCAGATTTGCTCGCACCAGAAGGATATGGAGAAATCATCGGTGGTTCTATGCGTGAGGAAGACTACGATGCTCTTGTTGCTAAAATGGAAGAACTTGGAATGGATCGTACAGAGTATGAATTTTACCTTGACCTTCGTAAATATGGTACAGTACCACATGGTGGATTTGGTATCGGTATTGAACGTATGGTCACTTTCGCAGCAGGTACAAAACACATCCGTGAAGCTATTCCATTCCCACGTATGTTGCACCGTATCAAACCATAA
- a CDS encoding NADPH-dependent FMN reductase, with amino-acid sequence MSKKVLFIVGSLRQGSFNHQMALEAEKALAGKAEVSYLDYSAVPLFSQDLEVPTHPAVAAAREAVLAADAIWIFSPVYNFSIPGTVKNLLDWLSRAIDLSDTRGASALQDKFVTVSSVANAGHDQLFAIYKDLLPFIRTQVVGDFTAARVNDSAWADGKLVLEEATASSLAKQADDLLVAIN; translated from the coding sequence ATGTCTAAAAAAGTATTATTTATCGTCGGTTCACTACGCCAAGGTTCTTTCAACCACCAAATGGCCCTCGAAGCTGAAAAAGCACTTGCTGGAAAAGCAGAAGTTAGCTATCTTGATTACTCAGCTGTTCCTCTCTTCAGCCAAGATTTGGAAGTTCCAACTCATCCAGCTGTAGCTGCTGCTCGTGAAGCAGTCCTTGCTGCGGATGCTATCTGGATCTTCTCTCCAGTCTACAACTTCTCTATCCCTGGAACAGTGAAAAACTTGCTTGACTGGCTCTCTCGCGCCATTGACTTGTCTGATACACGTGGTGCTTCTGCCCTCCAAGACAAGTTTGTTACTGTCTCATCTGTAGCCAATGCTGGTCACGATCAACTCTTTGCTATTTACAAAGACCTCTTGCCATTTATCCGTACACAAGTCGTTGGTGATTTTACAGCTGCTCGTGTCAATGACTCTGCTTGGGCAGACGGAAAATTGGTGTTAGAAGAAGCAACTGCTTCATCACTTGCAAAACAAGCGGACGACCTTCTTGTAGCCATCAACTAA
- a CDS encoding cation-translocating P-type ATPase — MSKEQKRQAFYTQSPEEVLKSVEATEQGLSSSEAQKRLAEYGRNELEEGEKKSLLVKFIEQFKDLMIIILVAAAILSVVTSGGEDIADAIIILAVVIINAAFGVYQEGKAEEAIEALKSMSSPAARVIRDGHMAEIDSKELVPGDIVALEAGDVVPADLRLLEANSLKIEEAALTGESVPVEKDLTVELSADAGIGDRVNMAFQNSNVTYGRGLGVVVNTGMYTEVGHIAGMLQDADETDTPLKQNLNNLSKVLTYAILVIALVTFVVGVFIQGKNPLGELMTSVALAVAAIPEGLPAIVTIVLALGTQVLAKRNSIVRKLPAVETLGSTEIIASDKTGTLTMNKMTVEKVFYDAVLHDSADDIELGLEMPLLRSVVLANDTKIDAEGNLIGDPTETAFIQYALDKGYDVKGFLEQYPRVAELPFDSDRKLMSTVHPLPDGKFLVAVKGAPDQLLKRCVARDKAGDVAPIDEKVNDLIHTNNSEMAHQALRVLAGAYKIVDSIPENLTSEELENNLIFTGLIGMIDPERAEAAEAVRVAKEAGIRPIMITGDHQDTAEAIAKRLGIIDENDSEDHVLTGAELNELSDEEFEKVVGQYSVYARVSPEHKVRIVKAWQKQGKVVAMTGDGVNDAPALKTADIGIGMGITGTEVSKGASDMILADDNFATIIVAVEEGRKVFSNIQKTIQYLLSANTAEVLTIFLSTLFGWDVLQPVHLLWINLVTDTFPAIALGVEPAEPGVMTHKPRGRKSSFFSGGVLSSIIYQGVLQAAIVMSVYGLAIAYPVHVGDNHAIHADALTMAFATLGLIQLFHAYNVKSVYQSILTVGPFKSKTFNWSILVSFILLMATIVVEPLEGIFHVTKLDLSQWAIVLAGSFSMILIVEIVKFVQRKLGLDKNAI, encoded by the coding sequence ATGTCAAAAGAACAAAAACGCCAAGCGTTTTACACTCAAAGTCCTGAAGAGGTCTTGAAGTCAGTTGAAGCAACTGAGCAAGGTCTTTCGTCAAGCGAAGCGCAGAAACGTCTAGCTGAATATGGACGCAATGAACTGGAAGAGGGTGAGAAAAAATCTCTCCTAGTCAAGTTTATCGAGCAATTTAAGGATTTGATGATTATCATCCTAGTTGCTGCGGCTATCTTGTCAGTCGTAACTTCTGGTGGGGAAGATATCGCAGATGCCATCATTATCCTAGCCGTGGTTATCATCAACGCTGCCTTTGGTGTTTACCAAGAAGGAAAAGCAGAAGAAGCCATCGAAGCCCTCAAGTCTATGTCTAGTCCAGCTGCTCGCGTTATTCGTGATGGGCACATGGCTGAGATTGATTCCAAAGAATTGGTACCAGGTGATATCGTTGCCCTTGAAGCTGGTGATGTAGTGCCAGCAGACCTACGTTTGCTAGAAGCTAATTCTCTTAAAATTGAAGAAGCAGCCTTGACAGGTGAGTCTGTTCCAGTCGAAAAAGACTTGACTGTCGAGCTCTCTGCAGATGCTGGTATTGGTGACCGTGTCAATATGGCCTTCCAAAACTCAAATGTGACTTATGGTCGTGGTCTTGGCGTTGTTGTCAATACAGGTATGTACACGGAAGTGGGTCATATCGCTGGCATGCTCCAAGATGCGGATGAGACGGATACACCACTCAAACAAAACTTGAACAACCTTTCTAAGGTCTTGACCTATGCAATTTTGGTCATTGCCCTTGTTACTTTTGTAGTCGGAGTCTTCATTCAAGGTAAAAATCCACTTGGTGAGTTGATGACATCTGTTGCGCTTGCTGTTGCAGCCATCCCAGAAGGACTTCCTGCTATCGTGACCATCGTTCTTGCCCTTGGTACTCAAGTTTTGGCAAAACGAAACTCTATCGTTCGTAAGTTGCCAGCAGTTGAAACACTTGGTTCAACTGAGATCATCGCTTCTGATAAGACTGGTACGCTTACCATGAACAAGATGACAGTCGAAAAAGTCTTCTATGATGCAGTCCTACATGATTCAGCTGATGATATTGAACTAGGTCTTGAAATGCCTCTTCTTCGTTCTGTTGTTTTGGCTAATGATACTAAGATTGATGCAGAAGGAAACCTGATTGGGGATCCAACGGAAACAGCCTTCATCCAGTATGCCTTGGACAAGGGCTATGATGTTAAAGGATTTTTAGAGCAATATCCTCGTGTAGCTGAGTTACCATTTGACTCAGATCGTAAACTCATGTCAACGGTTCATCCATTACCAGATGGTAAATTCCTCGTAGCAGTCAAGGGAGCCCCTGACCAACTTTTGAAACGTTGTGTTGCTCGTGATAAGGCTGGAGATGTTGCTCCGATTGATGAGAAAGTTAATGACTTAATTCACACAAACAACTCTGAAATGGCTCACCAAGCCTTGCGTGTTCTTGCGGGTGCTTATAAGATTGTAGACAGCATTCCAGAAAACCTGACTTCTGAAGAGCTTGAAAACAACTTGATCTTTACTGGATTGATTGGAATGATTGACCCTGAACGTGCCGAAGCAGCAGAAGCTGTTCGTGTCGCTAAGGAAGCGGGAATCCGTCCAATCATGATCACTGGTGACCACCAAGATACAGCGGAAGCCATTGCCAAACGTTTGGGAATCATCGATGAAAATGACTCGGAAGACCATGTCTTGACTGGTGCTGAACTCAACGAACTTTCTGATGAAGAATTTGAAAAAGTCGTTGGTCAATACTCTGTCTACGCGCGTGTATCTCCAGAACACAAGGTTCGTATCGTCAAGGCTTGGCAAAAACAAGGTAAGGTTGTTGCTATGACAGGTGACGGTGTTAATGATGCGCCAGCTCTGAAAACAGCCGATATCGGTATCGGTATGGGAATCACTGGTACAGAGGTTTCTAAGGGGGCTTCTGACATGATTCTTGCAGATGATAACTTTGCGACCATTATCGTCGCAGTTGAAGAAGGACGCAAGGTCTTCTCAAACATTCAAAAGACTATTCAGTACTTACTTTCTGCCAATACTGCTGAAGTATTAACTATCTTCTTATCAACCTTGTTTGGTTGGGACGTCTTGCAGCCAGTTCATCTTTTGTGGATCAACTTGGTAACCGATACCTTCCCAGCTATCGCTCTTGGTGTTGAACCTGCTGAGCCAGGTGTTATGACCCACAAACCTCGTGGACGTAAGTCAAGCTTCTTCTCAGGTGGTGTTTTGAGTTCTATCATCTATCAAGGTGTACTCCAAGCAGCTATTGTTATGAGTGTTTATGGACTTGCAATTGCTTACCCAGTTCATGTGGGTGACAATCATGCCATTCATGCGGATGCCCTTACTATGGCCTTTGCAACCCTTGGTTTGATTCAACTATTCCATGCCTACAATGTCAAGTCTGTTTACCAATCCATCTTGACAGTTGGCCCATTCAAGTCTAAGACCTTTAACTGGTCCATCTTGGTATCCTTCATCCTTCTGATGGCGACCATCGTTGTAGAACCACTTGAAGGTATCTTCCACGTAACCAAACTAGACTTGTCACAATGGGCTATTGTTCTAGCTGGAAGCTTCTCAATGATACTTATCGTCGAAATCGTCAAGTTTGTTCAACGTAAACTTGGTCTTGATAAGAACGCGATTTAA
- a CDS encoding peptide deformylase, whose amino-acid sequence MEKKIVRDVLFLSQVSKPASQEDLYLAKDLQDTLLANRETCVGLAANMIGVQKRVIIFNLGLVPMVMFNPVLLSYIGPYETEEGCLSLTGVRSTTRYETITVSYRDSKWQEQTITLTGFPAQICQHELDHLEGRII is encoded by the coding sequence ATGGAAAAGAAAATTGTCCGAGATGTCTTATTCTTGTCGCAGGTCTCGAAACCTGCAAGTCAGGAAGACCTTTATCTGGCTAAGGATTTGCAGGATACCCTGCTGGCTAATCGCGAGACCTGTGTCGGTCTAGCGGCCAATATGATTGGTGTGCAGAAGCGTGTCATTATCTTTAATCTTGGCTTGGTTCCCATGGTTATGTTTAATCCCGTTCTCCTTTCCTACATAGGACCTTACGAGACAGAGGAAGGGTGTTTGTCCTTGACTGGGGTGCGATCAACAACTCGTTATGAAACGATTACGGTTTCCTATCGAGATAGTAAGTGGCAGGAACAGACCATTACGTTAACAGGTTTTCCAGCTCAGATCTGCCAACATGAACTGGATCATTTGGAAGGACGGATTATTTAG
- a CDS encoding MarR family winged helix-turn-helix transcriptional regulator: protein MKQYLKEKISDNQLDLKTAIVLNKAIRTFKPYEAKAAKEHGLTPTQFSVLETLYSKGELRIQDLIEKMLATSGNMTVVIRNMVRDGWISRTCDPKDRRSFFLKLTPAGRRKIEEVLPDHIDSIVEALSILEDGEKEDLIQILKKFKNL from the coding sequence ATGAAACAATATTTGAAAGAGAAAATTTCCGATAATCAACTAGACTTAAAAACGGCTATCGTCCTCAATAAAGCCATACGAACTTTTAAACCATATGAAGCCAAGGCTGCTAAAGAACACGGGCTAACACCCACCCAATTTTCAGTTTTGGAAACCCTCTATAGCAAGGGGGAACTACGCATTCAGGATTTGATTGAAAAAATGTTGGCCACTTCTGGAAACATGACTGTTGTCATTCGAAATATGGTTCGAGATGGATGGATTTCTAGAACTTGCGACCCCAAGGATCGTCGCTCCTTTTTCCTGAAATTAACACCTGCAGGACGCAGAAAAATCGAGGAGGTTCTTCCTGACCATATCGATTCGATTGTAGAAGCACTCAGCATCTTGGAAGATGGCGAAAAGGAAGACTTAATCCAGATTTTAAAAAAATTTAAAAATTTGTGA
- the yaaA gene encoding peroxide stress protein YaaA yields MKILIPTAKEMNTDHPCIEALPLREESQVVLDSLAHYSASELETFYKVSAEKAEEEYAHIQALKDHRAKHYPALKLFDGLMYRHIKRDELTKAEQTYLENHVLITSALYGVVPALSPMAPHRLDFLMKLKVAGKTLKSHWKSAYDEALEDEDLIFSLLSSEFETVFSKEIREKIVTFKFMEDKAGQLKIHSTISKKARGAFLTALIEGQVHTVEQARKLRFAGFDYRPDLSSDLELVFVKQA; encoded by the coding sequence ATGAAAATTTTAATCCCAACAGCAAAAGAAATGAACACAGACCATCCTTGTATCGAAGCGCTCCCCTTGAGGGAAGAAAGTCAGGTAGTCCTTGACTCACTGGCGCACTACTCAGCCAGTGAATTAGAGACTTTTTATAAGGTATCTGCCGAGAAAGCAGAAGAAGAGTACGCTCATATTCAAGCTTTAAAAGATCACAGGGCTAAACATTATCCAGCCTTGAAACTTTTCGATGGTCTCATGTATCGTCACATCAAACGAGATGAGTTAACCAAGGCTGAACAAACCTATCTTGAAAATCATGTCCTAATTACCTCGGCTTTATACGGTGTTGTCCCCGCCTTGTCGCCCATGGCTCCTCACCGTTTGGACTTCTTGATGAAGTTAAAAGTTGCTGGGAAGACTTTAAAGAGTCATTGGAAGTCAGCCTACGATGAGGCACTAGAGGATGAGGATTTGATATTCTCACTCCTATCATCAGAGTTTGAAACCGTATTTTCGAAGGAAATTAGAGAAAAGATAGTGACCTTCAAATTTATGGAGGACAAGGCAGGCCAGCTGAAAATCCACTCAACCATTTCAAAAAAAGCCCGTGGTGCCTTTTTAACCGCCTTGATAGAGGGGCAAGTCCATACAGTCGAACAAGCTCGCAAGCTCCGCTTTGCCGGCTTTGACTACCGACCTGATTTATCAAGTGATTTAGAACTCGTCTTTGTGAAACAAGCATAA